The Bradyrhizobium oligotrophicum S58 genome contains the following window.
CCAGCGACAAGAAGCGCTTCACCATCTCGGAGGACGGGCAGCGCATTCGTGCTGCGCAGGGCCATTCGGTGAACGTGGAGCTTGGACTGACGCCGCGCGAGCCGCCTGCCGTGCTCTATCACGGAACGGCGACGCGGTTCGTCGAGCCGATCATGGCACAGGGTCTGAAGCCGCAGTCACGCCAGCAGGTGCATCTGTCGCTGGACGAGGCCACAGCCGTGAATGTCGGGCGCAGGCATGGCAAGCCCGTCGTCGTGCAGGTCGATGCCGCAGCGATGCATCGCGCCGGTCTGAAATTCTACGTTGCCGACAACGGCGTCTGGTTGACCGACCACGTGCCGCCAGAATTTCTCAGCGTGCCCGCGCCGCTTTGAGTTTAGCGGCTTGGTCGCCGCGCGACGGAGCGCGTCGATCAGCTGCGGCGCGCGAACACGTTTGCGGTGGTGGAGGCGACGCTCTGGCCCGGCGGCAGCACGACCACCGTCGAGCCCATCTGAACGCGGCCGTAGAGATCGGCGACGTCGGTGTTGGTCATGCGGATGCAGCCGGACGAAATGGCCTGGCCGATATATTCGGGCTGATTGGTGCCGTGAATCCGGTACAGCGAATCCTTGTTGCCCTCGTAGAGATAGATCGCGCGCGCGCCGAGCGGATTGGCCGGGCCGCCGGCGACGCGCTTCGGATACGGGCCGAGGCGCGCCTGGATGTCGGCGGTGGGAACCCAGTCCGGCCATTCGGCGAGCTTGCCGACCGTGGCGACGCCGGAGAAAGCCATCGCCTCTTCGCCCACGGCGACGCCGTAACGGATCGCCTTGCGGTCGGGAAGGACGTAGTACAGGAAGCGCGCATCGGTATCGACCACGATCGTGCCCGGCTGTTCCTGCCGGGTGTACTCGACGATGTGGCGCTGGAACTGTTCGGGGATCTGGGCTTCGGCATAGGGCGCGCGGGACAGGAGCTGCCTGTCGCGCGGCGTCAGGGCCGCATCGGATGTCGGCGACAGCGTCGCTTCCATGCAGCCGGCCAGCATCAACGTTCCGGCCAACGATAGTGCGAGCCCCAGTCTCGACATCTCAATCTCCCCCGCGCGATCAAACCATGTGCCCGGAGGATCGCGCCAATATCAAGGCGCTGCACCAAACGCTTGCGTGATCGCTGTGCGATCGGCGACGGCAGTGCGTGCGGTCCCAGGTTCCGTCAAATCGAGGCCAAGATGACGCACCAGATGCGTCGACAACGGTTCCTCAAGACGCCTTGCCGAAGGCGAGAACGTGCAGCCCGAGCCGCTGCTTGACGATGCGGAACAGCAGCACCGTCTCGAACGCGAGCGACAGCGAGGTGGCGGCTGCGGCGCCATGGCCGCCGAAGCGCGGAACCAGCACGATGCACAGCACGAGGTTCATGGCGAACGCCGCCGCATAGGCGGAGGCGCAGGCGCGCTGCTGGCCCAGCATGTTCAAGAGACGCTCGACCGGCCCGATCGCCGAGCGGACGACGAGCCCGATCGCAGCAATGAACATGATGTCGTAGCCGGCGGTGAACTGCGCGCCGAACAGAAACAGCAGCGGCTTGCCGAGCGCCAGCAGCACCAGGGTCGCCGCTAGCGACGGCCAGAACGTCCATTTGATGGCATGCGCGACATAGGCCGACAGCCGCGCTTTGTCGCCGAGCGCGTGATACTCGGCGAAGCGATGCGCCGTCGTCGCCGACATCGCGTAGTGGATGAACGACACCAGCGCGAGCGTCTTGACGACCGCGAAATAGATGCCGACCTCTTCGGAGGAGCGGAATTGCTGCAGCACCAGCACGTCGGTGTAGGACAGCAGCAGATAGAAGCTCTCGACCAGCAGGATCGGCAGCGAGATCGCGAGCCAGCCTCTGAGATCGTACTGTTTCGGTCCCGCTTCGATATGGCGGCCGAGTCGCCGGTTCAGCACCAGCATCTGGCCGAGCATCGCAATCCAAACGGCGGCGGCGCTGGCGGCCATCGCAGCCGTTGCGCCGAGGCCGAAGCCGAGCACGAAGGCGCCCGCGGTGAAGCCGATGATCAGCGTCTGGCGGATGATGAATTGCGGCATCAGCCCGAGCGTCATCCAGTCGTGCGAGCGCGCGATGCCGTCCTGGGTGTTGGCGACCACGAAAGCGGGCAAGGTCAGGCAGCCGATATAGAGCGGCAGGCGCTCGCCGGCGTCGATCCAAGGCGACAGCAGCGCGATCAGTCCGGCGAGCAGCAGCGCAGCGATGCTGGACGTTGCCAGCGTGAGCCAGCGGCCGCCGGAGAGAAAGCCGCGCAGCAGCGCCTGCTCGCCCGAGGTGCGGTAGTCCGGAATGATCTTCTGCGCCGAGGAGGCGATGCCGAAATCGAGCATGCTGCCGAGCAGCAGCACCCAGGTCCAGACATAGACGTAGGTGCCGTAATCCGAGCCGCCCATCCAGCGCGCCAGCAGGATCTGGCTGAGATAGGCAAGGCCGGCACTGAGCACGCGGATGAGGAAGATGGTGCCGGCGAGCCGCCGCGTCAGCGAAGCTTCGCCGCTGCCGCCGAATGCCGCCAGCCGCGCCTTCAGCCGGGCTGCGAGGCCTGTCGATGCGGGGGCGTTGCGGGCGTCCGTCACGGCCACGGCGGGGGCTCCACGGCCGCGCTGATGGCGGCGAAGCCTCTCTCCTATCAACGCATCGTTAAGAATGGGTTGGATCGGGGAGGCTCAACCGTAGCGGCCGCGCCGTCATGGCAGGTTGACGTTGAACTCGTACGCCTTGTCCGGGCCGACCAGCGTGAACTTCAGCGCCGCGCCGTCGGGCTTGACGCCGGGCGGAACGCCGTCGAGCTCGAAGGCGAAGCGCTTGATGCCCGGCGTGCCGCTGTCGCGCGCGGTCGGGATCGGCAGTGCCCAGTCCGGTGTCGGTCCCTCGACATAGAGGTGGACGTCGTGTGGATCGGCCACGGCGACATCGACGATGACGTCCTTCTTGCCGTCGCGCCTGACGTCACGGATCGTCAGCGCGTTGGGATCACCGATATTGGCCGGCTTCGGCACGGTGTCGAGCGCCGCCGACAGCGCCGTGTCCTCGGTGCTGGCGACGCTGGTGAAGGCGAGTTCGGCCTTGGCCTCCACCGGAATGCAGATCTTCTCGCACACCGCGTAGCTGATGTCGGCGCGCAGGGTCATCGGCTTGTCGGCGTTCTTGGCGACGATGCGCAGCGGCAGCACGATCTGATCGTGATAGCCCAGCGAATGGCCGCCGGCGCCGTCATCGAACTTGGTGGGCGATGGCCACAGAACCGTCACGGCTTCGACGTTGTCCGACTTGGAAAAGTCGAATCGCGGCGGCACGCCGGAATCGCCGGGCATGCGCCAATAGGTCTTCCATCCCGGTTGCAGCTGAACGGCGATGCCGCCGAGCATGACCGGGCCGCTGCGCGACCCCGCGAGCAAACGCACCGCGGAGTGGCTGTCGCGCTGCCACGGCGAGGCGTCCTGCGCCTGTGCGCTGAACGCAAGGCCGGACGACATGAGGGTTGCGACGAGCAGTGTGGCGGAGGTGTGAGGAACCAAGGCGGACATGAGACGTCTTTAGAGTGCGGTTCAGGCATAAACCATTGAATTGCTTGTGAGCGGATTTCGTCGCCGGGCTCTGAACCTTGATTGACAGATGCGCATCCCAATATCAGGATATCAACGATCACGAGAGTCCTTGCGGATGAATCCTGAGACAAAAAGGCTGGGCGACATTCGCCGCAAAGTAACGGGGATCGGGGATCACACCTCTCACGGTGGTTACCTGGACGGCCAGCTGCTGGTCGCCATGCCCGTGATGGGCGATTCCCGTTTCGAGCGCTCGGTGATCTATCTCTGCGCGCACTCGGCCGAGGGCGCCATGGGTATCATGGTGAACCGTCCGGCCGGCAGCATCGACTTTCCGCAGCTGTTGATGCAACTGAATATCATCGACAAGAACGATCAGATCAGTCTGCCCGACAGTGCCGAGACGATGAAGGTGTTGAGCGGCGGTCCGGTCGACACCGGCCGCGGCTTCGTGCTGCATTCGAGCGACTACTTCATCGCCAACGCGACCTTGAAGATCAATGACGGCGTCTGCCTGACGACGACGATCGACATCCTCAAGGCGATCGCCAAGGGCAATGGGCCGGAGCACGCCATCCTCGCGCTCGGCTATGCCGGCTGGCGCGCCGGCCAGCTCGAGGAAGAGATCCAGGACAATGGCTGGCTGCATTGCGATGCCGATCCCGAGCTGATCTTCGGCGACAATGTCGAGGACAAATACGATATGGCGCTGCGCAAGATCGGTATCGACCCCGGCATGCTGTCCAACGCCGCCGGGCACGCGTAGAGACGATCATCCTGCTGACGTCCAAGCGCTCGCGGAATACGAGCCATCTGTTGATGCGCTTTGTGTCTCTCCATCGTCATTGCGAGCGAAGCGAAGCAATCCAGGGCTGCGCGCATAGCCCTGGATTGCTTCGTCGCTTCGCTCCTCGCAATGACGGCATATTTGGTAGCAGTCCCTGAACTCACAGCTACTCCGCCGCCTGCTGCGCGACCGTCGGCTCGGTGCCGGCGACCGTGGCGCGGCGCATGTCGCGCGGTTGCGACTGGTCGTAGCGGCGAACGCGGTGCATCGTCTGGCGATTGTCCC
Protein-coding sequences here:
- a CDS encoding RNA 2'-phosphotransferase translates to MALDPVRLSKFLSLVLRHQPETIGLVLDAQGWVAIDDLIARAAAAGTALSRADLEQVVATSDKKRFTISEDGQRIRAAQGHSVNVELGLTPREPPAVLYHGTATRFVEPIMAQGLKPQSRQQVHLSLDEATAVNVGRRHGKPVVVQVDAAAMHRAGLKFYVADNGVWLTDHVPPEFLSVPAPL
- a CDS encoding L,D-transpeptidase produces the protein MSRLGLALSLAGTLMLAGCMEATLSPTSDAALTPRDRQLLSRAPYAEAQIPEQFQRHIVEYTRQEQPGTIVVDTDARFLYYVLPDRKAIRYGVAVGEEAMAFSGVATVGKLAEWPDWVPTADIQARLGPYPKRVAGGPANPLGARAIYLYEGNKDSLYRIHGTNQPEYIGQAISSGCIRMTNTDVADLYGRVQMGSTVVVLPPGQSVASTTANVFARRS
- a CDS encoding lipopolysaccharide biosynthesis protein — protein: MAVTDARNAPASTGLAARLKARLAAFGGSGEASLTRRLAGTIFLIRVLSAGLAYLSQILLARWMGGSDYGTYVYVWTWVLLLGSMLDFGIASSAQKIIPDYRTSGEQALLRGFLSGGRWLTLATSSIAALLLAGLIALLSPWIDAGERLPLYIGCLTLPAFVVANTQDGIARSHDWMTLGLMPQFIIRQTLIIGFTAGAFVLGFGLGATAAMAASAAAVWIAMLGQMLVLNRRLGRHIEAGPKQYDLRGWLAISLPILLVESFYLLLSYTDVLVLQQFRSSEEVGIYFAVVKTLALVSFIHYAMSATTAHRFAEYHALGDKARLSAYVAHAIKWTFWPSLAATLVLLALGKPLLFLFGAQFTAGYDIMFIAAIGLVVRSAIGPVERLLNMLGQQRACASAYAAAFAMNLVLCIVLVPRFGGHGAAAATSLSLAFETVLLFRIVKQRLGLHVLAFGKAS
- a CDS encoding protein-disulfide reductase DsbD domain-containing protein, coding for MSALVPHTSATLLVATLMSSGLAFSAQAQDASPWQRDSHSAVRLLAGSRSGPVMLGGIAVQLQPGWKTYWRMPGDSGVPPRFDFSKSDNVEAVTVLWPSPTKFDDGAGGHSLGYHDQIVLPLRIVAKNADKPMTLRADISYAVCEKICIPVEAKAELAFTSVASTEDTALSAALDTVPKPANIGDPNALTIRDVRRDGKKDVIVDVAVADPHDVHLYVEGPTPDWALPIPTARDSGTPGIKRFAFELDGVPPGVKPDGAALKFTLVGPDKAYEFNVNLP
- a CDS encoding YqgE/AlgH family protein, whose product is MNPETKRLGDIRRKVTGIGDHTSHGGYLDGQLLVAMPVMGDSRFERSVIYLCAHSAEGAMGIMVNRPAGSIDFPQLLMQLNIIDKNDQISLPDSAETMKVLSGGPVDTGRGFVLHSSDYFIANATLKINDGVCLTTTIDILKAIAKGNGPEHAILALGYAGWRAGQLEEEIQDNGWLHCDADPELIFGDNVEDKYDMALRKIGIDPGMLSNAAGHA